Proteins from a single region of Catenulispora acidiphila DSM 44928:
- a CDS encoding DUF1731 domain-containing protein has translation MKIVIPGGSGHVGAVAERAFTAAGHSVVVLSRNPRRANEVRWDGRTLGAWAAELDGCDVVLNLAGRSVSCRYTPANLRQMMDSRVLSTRVVGEAIARAERPPRVWLQASTATIYAHTFGAANDEGGVIGGGEAGVPAYWAYSVEIAKNWEREQADADAPDTRKVALRSAMVMGPERGGIFDYLAWLARLGLGGAVAGGGQYVSWIHDRDFTAALEFLITRTDLEGPVNLAAPNPLPQRAFMRTLRRAWGMPLGLPATRAMAAIGAFALRSDTELLLKSRRVIPGRLSDAGFRFAYEDWDDAARDLVRRVRAGRNL, from the coding sequence ATGAAGATCGTGATCCCCGGCGGGTCCGGGCACGTCGGTGCGGTGGCGGAGCGGGCGTTCACGGCGGCCGGGCACTCGGTCGTGGTGCTCAGCCGGAATCCGCGGCGGGCGAACGAGGTGCGCTGGGACGGCCGGACGCTCGGGGCGTGGGCGGCGGAACTCGACGGGTGCGACGTCGTGCTGAACCTGGCGGGGCGCAGTGTCAGTTGCCGCTACACCCCGGCGAACCTTCGCCAGATGATGGACTCGCGGGTGCTGTCGACCCGGGTGGTCGGCGAGGCGATCGCCCGCGCCGAGCGTCCGCCCCGGGTGTGGCTCCAGGCGAGCACGGCGACGATCTACGCGCACACCTTCGGCGCGGCGAACGACGAAGGCGGCGTCATCGGCGGCGGCGAGGCCGGGGTGCCGGCGTATTGGGCGTACAGCGTCGAGATCGCGAAGAACTGGGAGCGCGAACAGGCCGACGCCGACGCCCCGGACACCCGCAAGGTGGCGCTGCGCTCGGCGATGGTGATGGGCCCGGAGCGCGGCGGGATCTTCGACTACCTCGCGTGGCTGGCCCGCCTCGGCCTCGGCGGCGCGGTCGCGGGCGGAGGCCAGTACGTGTCCTGGATCCACGACCGCGACTTCACCGCCGCCCTCGAGTTCCTCATCACCCGCACCGACCTCGAAGGACCGGTCAACCTCGCCGCCCCGAACCCGCTGCCCCAGCGCGCCTTCATGCGCACCCTGCGCCGCGCGTGGGGCATGCCGCTCGGTCTGCCCGCGACCCGCGCCATGGCCGCGATCGGAGCCTTCGCGCTCCGGTCGGACACCGAGCTGCTTCTCAAGAGCCGCCGTGTGATTCCCGGACGCCTGTCCGACGCCGGATTCCGCTTCGCCTATGAGGATTGGGACGACGCGGCGCGGGATTTGGTGCGGCGGGTGCGGGCCGGCCGGAACCTCTGA
- a CDS encoding aldo/keto reductase, producing MNYRVLGATGIEVSTYALGTMMFGKIGNPDHADGERIIHRALDAGINFVDTADMYSTGESEEIVGKALQGRRDDIVLATKVHFSLDDKLNHGGNSRRYITRAVEDSLRRLRTDWIDLYQIHRPDPKTDVEETLGVLTDLVRAGKIRSFGSSTFPAEQTVEAWHVAERRGLMKFRTEQPPYSILAREIERSVLPTAQRLNMGVLTWSPLAWGFLSGKYRRGTEVDFTAGRAALRADRFDPSLPANAAKYDAVEKLVKLADDLGVSLPQLATAFPLAHPGVTSVIIGPRTMEQLESSLAGQDLVLDDEALDRIDEIVPPGTDLAWTAEGGGWLPPALSQPALRRRSAGDRAAAAATAATEGAEDETAE from the coding sequence ATGAACTACCGCGTTCTCGGTGCCACCGGCATCGAAGTGAGCACCTACGCCCTCGGCACCATGATGTTCGGCAAGATCGGCAACCCCGACCACGCCGACGGCGAGCGGATCATCCACCGCGCCCTGGACGCCGGGATCAACTTCGTCGACACCGCCGACATGTACTCCACCGGGGAGTCCGAGGAGATCGTCGGCAAGGCTTTGCAGGGCCGGCGCGACGACATCGTACTGGCCACCAAGGTCCACTTCTCCCTGGACGACAAGCTCAACCACGGCGGCAACTCCCGGCGCTACATCACCCGCGCCGTCGAGGACAGCCTGCGCCGCCTGCGGACGGACTGGATCGACCTGTACCAGATCCACCGCCCGGACCCGAAGACGGACGTCGAGGAGACCCTCGGCGTCCTGACCGACCTGGTCCGCGCCGGCAAAATCCGGTCCTTCGGCAGCTCCACGTTCCCGGCCGAGCAGACCGTCGAGGCCTGGCACGTCGCCGAGCGCCGCGGCCTGATGAAGTTCCGCACCGAGCAGCCGCCGTACTCGATCCTGGCCCGCGAGATCGAGCGCTCGGTCCTGCCGACCGCGCAGCGCCTGAACATGGGCGTCCTCACCTGGAGCCCGCTGGCCTGGGGCTTCCTGAGCGGCAAGTACCGCCGCGGCACCGAGGTGGACTTCACCGCCGGACGCGCGGCCCTGCGCGCGGACCGCTTCGACCCGTCTCTGCCGGCCAACGCCGCGAAGTACGACGCGGTGGAGAAGCTGGTCAAGCTCGCCGACGACCTCGGCGTCTCGCTGCCGCAGCTGGCGACCGCCTTCCCGCTCGCGCACCCCGGCGTCACCTCGGTGATCATCGGCCCGCGCACCATGGAGCAGCTCGAATCCTCCCTCGCCGGCCAGGACCTGGTCCTCGACGACGAGGCGCTGGACCGCATCGACGAGATCGTGCCGCCCGGCACGGACCTGGCGTGGACGGCGGAGGGCGGCGGGTGGCTGCCGCCGGCGCTGAGCCAGCCCGCCCTGCGGCGGCGGTCGGCCGGGGACCGGGCGGCGGCTGCGGCGACGGCTGCGACCGAGGGCGCCGAAGACGAGACCGCTGAATAA
- a CDS encoding TetR/AcrR family transcriptional regulator — MPKGTTKRRPQTLAKLLDAALEAFAENGFGGTRIEDVCERAGYTRGAFYSNFASKEELFFALFDRHAERVLERFEKQAAALGTGPVTLEAIAAALADFDDAERTWYLVTTEFTLSAIRDPEAAQRLAEHDAGLRAEAVRLLGELLTRAGMRLRNGVELESLVRMLIAIREGALAQSYVEPGELPPGTLERLFLPALLGAVTEAA, encoded by the coding sequence GTGCCCAAGGGGACGACGAAGCGCCGGCCGCAGACGCTGGCCAAGCTGCTCGACGCGGCGCTGGAAGCGTTCGCCGAGAACGGTTTCGGCGGCACGCGCATCGAGGACGTCTGCGAACGCGCCGGCTACACGCGCGGCGCCTTCTACTCGAACTTCGCGAGTAAAGAAGAACTCTTCTTCGCCCTCTTCGACCGACACGCCGAGCGGGTCCTGGAGCGCTTCGAGAAGCAGGCGGCAGCCCTCGGCACAGGCCCGGTGACACTGGAGGCCATCGCCGCGGCGCTCGCGGACTTCGACGACGCCGAGCGAACGTGGTACCTGGTCACGACCGAGTTCACCCTGTCCGCGATCCGCGATCCCGAGGCGGCGCAACGCCTCGCCGAGCACGACGCCGGACTGCGCGCCGAGGCGGTACGGCTGCTGGGGGAGCTGCTGACACGCGCCGGGATGCGCCTGCGGAACGGCGTCGAGCTGGAGTCGTTGGTCAGGATGCTGATCGCGATCCGCGAGGGCGCGCTGGCGCAGAGCTATGTGGAGCCGGGGGAGCTGCCTCCGGGGACGTTGGAGCGGTTGTTCCTGCCGGCTTTGTTGGGCGCGGTGACCGAGGCAGCGTGA
- a CDS encoding fibronectin type III domain-containing protein, whose translation MTSARTRLRAFAALLAATLIAATMTIALSASRARADSNLVVNSGFETGSLSPWTCDGSTGSVVSSPVHSGSHALAGAANNSDDAQCTQTVSVQPNSAYTLSAYVEGGYVYIGATGYSSTWTPSATSFQQLSTSFTTGASTTSVQIYLHGWYGQGTYFADDVSLVGPGGQTQVPPVPSGLSVSGTTSSSVSLAWNASTGATGYNVYRGGAKIASVTGTSYTNTGLSPSTSYSYTVTATNSAGESAQSGAVTGTTTAGGTQVPPTPSGLSVSGTTSSSVSLAWNASSGATGYNVYRGGSKIASVTGTSYTNTGLSASTTYSYTVSATNSAGESGQSSAVSATTAGTGGGNGSLPKHVLTGYWQDFVNSAKPLSLAAVPAGYNLVAVAFANADPSHPGGVTFSVDSGLSSALGGYTDAQFKADIATLHSRGQKVIVSVGGQNGAISVGDSTSANNFATSVYSIMQSYGFDGVDIDLENGVNATYMAQALQSLSGKAGSGLIITMAPQTIDMQSTGMAYFQLALNIKNILTISNMQYYNSGSMNGCDQGVYSEGTENFMTALACIQLQGGLRPDQVGLGLPASGSAAGGGYVSPSLVNNALDCLAAKTSCGSFVPPSTWPAIRGAMTWSINWDASNGYSFVNTVAPHLAAMP comes from the coding sequence TTGACCAGTGCAAGAACGCGCCTCCGCGCGTTCGCGGCCCTGTTGGCCGCAACCCTGATAGCCGCCACGATGACCATCGCCCTGAGCGCCTCCCGCGCCCGCGCCGACAGCAACCTGGTGGTGAACTCCGGCTTCGAGACCGGAAGCCTGAGCCCGTGGACGTGTGACGGCAGCACCGGAAGCGTGGTGTCCTCCCCGGTCCACAGCGGCAGCCACGCGCTGGCCGGAGCCGCGAACAACTCCGACGACGCGCAGTGCACGCAGACGGTGTCCGTGCAGCCGAATTCGGCGTACACGCTCTCGGCGTACGTCGAGGGCGGCTACGTCTACATCGGCGCCACCGGCTACAGCTCCACGTGGACGCCGTCGGCGACCTCCTTCCAGCAGCTGTCCACCAGCTTCACCACCGGCGCCTCGACCACGAGCGTCCAGATCTACCTGCACGGCTGGTACGGGCAGGGCACGTACTTCGCCGACGACGTCTCGCTTGTCGGACCGGGTGGCCAGACTCAGGTGCCCCCCGTTCCCAGCGGTCTGTCGGTCAGCGGGACGACGTCGAGCTCGGTGTCGCTGGCGTGGAACGCCTCGACCGGAGCCACCGGCTACAACGTCTACCGTGGCGGCGCCAAGATCGCGAGCGTGACCGGTACTTCGTACACGAACACCGGTCTGAGCCCGTCCACCAGTTACAGCTACACCGTCACCGCGACGAACTCTGCAGGGGAGTCGGCGCAGTCCGGAGCTGTCACCGGTACCACCACCGCCGGCGGGACTCAGGTTCCGCCGACGCCCAGCGGTCTGTCGGTCAGCGGGACGACGTCGAGCTCGGTGTCGCTGGCGTGGAACGCCTCCAGCGGAGCCACCGGCTACAACGTCTATCGCGGCGGTTCGAAGATCGCGAGCGTGACCGGTACTTCGTACACGAACACCGGTCTGAGCGCCTCCACCACCTACAGCTACACGGTCTCGGCGACCAACTCGGCCGGCGAGTCCGGGCAGTCCTCCGCGGTGAGCGCCACGACCGCCGGAACCGGCGGCGGGAACGGCTCGCTGCCCAAGCACGTGCTGACCGGCTACTGGCAGGACTTCGTGAACAGCGCCAAGCCGCTGAGCCTGGCGGCCGTGCCCGCCGGCTACAACCTCGTCGCCGTGGCCTTCGCCAACGCCGACCCGAGCCACCCCGGCGGCGTGACGTTCAGCGTCGACTCCGGGCTGTCCTCGGCGCTCGGCGGCTACACCGACGCACAGTTCAAGGCGGACATCGCCACGCTGCACTCGCGCGGCCAGAAGGTGATCGTCTCCGTCGGCGGGCAGAACGGCGCGATCAGCGTCGGCGACTCCACGTCGGCGAACAACTTCGCCACCAGCGTCTACAGCATCATGCAGAGCTACGGCTTCGACGGCGTGGACATCGACCTGGAGAACGGCGTCAACGCCACGTACATGGCGCAGGCGCTGCAGTCGCTGTCCGGAAAGGCCGGCTCGGGGCTGATCATCACCATGGCTCCGCAGACGATCGACATGCAGTCGACCGGCATGGCGTACTTCCAGCTGGCGCTGAACATCAAGAACATCCTCACGATCTCCAACATGCAGTACTACAACTCCGGGTCGATGAACGGCTGCGACCAGGGTGTGTACTCCGAGGGGACCGAGAACTTCATGACCGCCCTGGCCTGCATCCAGCTGCAGGGCGGGCTGCGTCCGGACCAGGTCGGGCTCGGACTGCCGGCCTCCGGCAGCGCGGCCGGCGGCGGCTACGTCTCGCCCTCGCTGGTGAACAACGCGCTGGACTGCCTGGCGGCCAAGACGAGCTGCGGCTCGTTCGTCCCGCCGAGCACCTGGCCGGCCATCCGCGGCGCGATGACCTGGTCGATCAACTGGGACGCGAGCAACGGATACAGCTTCGTGAACACCGTTGCTCCGCACCTCGCGGCGATGCCGTGA
- a CDS encoding barstar family protein gives MTALAHVLGETGPGVHIWNSDRSAAEIRAEAAEIGWRCVVVDCSRVHDKPQFLEECERSYRFPAYFGHNWDALADCLADLQWLPPPTPGSGGGILTVVEDSNTFAFADLDAYSIALEVWEEAAEAWRRIGVPFTVLLRPGE, from the coding sequence ATGACGGCGCTGGCCCACGTTTTGGGCGAGACCGGTCCCGGGGTCCACATCTGGAACTCCGATCGTTCGGCGGCTGAGATCCGCGCCGAGGCCGCGGAGATCGGCTGGCGCTGTGTCGTCGTGGACTGCTCCCGGGTCCATGACAAGCCGCAGTTCCTGGAGGAGTGCGAGCGCTCCTACCGGTTCCCCGCCTACTTCGGCCACAACTGGGACGCCCTCGCCGACTGCCTCGCCGACCTGCAGTGGCTGCCGCCGCCGACGCCCGGCAGCGGCGGCGGGATCCTGACCGTCGTCGAGGACAGCAACACCTTCGCCTTCGCCGATCTGGACGCCTACAGCATCGCGTTGGAGGTCTGGGAAGAGGCCGCCGAGGCCTGGCGCCGTATCGGCGTGCCGTTCACCGTATTGCTGCGCCCCGGAGAGTAA
- a CDS encoding phosphotransferase family protein, which produces MTDPAAPASAGLDPAAVAAFLAAVPQVGAKPPLTAELIAGGLSNLTYELRDAGGQAWVLRRPPLGHVLPTAHDMRREYRVISALAGTVPVARAYVLCEDPDVIGAPFYLMEKVEGVVLRTRAQCAALSVAQRRSVGESLVDVLAALHRVDPGQVGLADFGRPEGYLHRQLDRWDRQYAASQSREIRGLFELGDGLRAAVPVTQRSTILHGDYRLDNVMMRLPEGGQTAVAAVFDWEMSTLGDPLADLGLLLTYWEDPGHPSKDILAAAGGGLTNHEGFPGSREIVERYQNATGLIVDDLDWYIAFSHYKLAVILEGIHYRHERGLTLGEGFERAGTAVPALVEAGRRYLDRTR; this is translated from the coding sequence GTGACAGACCCCGCCGCGCCCGCCTCGGCCGGGCTCGACCCGGCCGCCGTCGCTGCCTTCCTGGCAGCCGTCCCGCAGGTGGGAGCCAAGCCTCCGCTGACCGCCGAGCTGATCGCCGGCGGTCTTTCCAATCTCACCTACGAACTGCGCGACGCCGGCGGGCAGGCGTGGGTCCTGCGCCGCCCGCCGCTGGGGCACGTGCTGCCCACGGCGCACGACATGCGGCGGGAGTACCGCGTGATCTCCGCGCTGGCCGGGACCGTGCCGGTGGCGCGCGCGTACGTGCTGTGCGAGGACCCGGACGTGATCGGCGCGCCGTTCTACCTGATGGAGAAGGTCGAAGGCGTGGTGCTGCGCACGCGGGCGCAGTGCGCGGCGCTCAGCGTGGCGCAGCGGCGCTCGGTGGGGGAGAGCCTGGTCGACGTGCTCGCCGCCTTGCACCGGGTGGATCCGGGGCAGGTCGGACTGGCCGATTTCGGGCGCCCGGAAGGGTATCTGCACCGGCAGCTGGACCGCTGGGACCGGCAGTACGCGGCGTCGCAGAGCCGTGAGATCAGGGGTCTGTTCGAGCTCGGCGACGGGCTGCGCGCCGCCGTTCCGGTGACTCAGCGCTCGACGATCCTGCACGGCGACTACCGGCTGGACAACGTGATGATGCGGCTGCCGGAGGGCGGGCAGACCGCGGTCGCGGCGGTCTTCGACTGGGAGATGTCCACCCTCGGCGACCCGCTGGCCGACCTCGGTCTGCTGCTCACCTACTGGGAGGATCCGGGCCATCCCTCCAAGGACATCCTGGCCGCGGCCGGCGGCGGCCTGACCAACCACGAGGGCTTCCCCGGCAGCCGGGAGATCGTGGAGCGGTACCAGAACGCGACCGGACTGATCGTCGACGACCTCGACTGGTACATCGCCTTCAGCCACTACAAGCTCGCCGTCATCCTGGAGGGCATCCACTACCGGCACGAGCGCGGCCTGACCCTCGGCGAGGGCTTCGAGCGCGCCGGGACGGCGGTGCCGGCGCTGGTGGAGGCCGGACGGCGCTATCTGGACCGGACCCGCTAG
- a CDS encoding SDR family oxidoreductase has protein sequence MDIRLDGKVALVTGGSRGIGQAIAATYAACGAQVVISSRKIDGLQRAAEEIRAEVPDAQIVPFAAHAGDPQAAHDCVQFAVETFGTLDILVNNAATNPHFGNVIDVDPPRFDKTVEVNLRGPLIWTQEAWRQAMNPESTHPGGCVINLSSVSGLQFNDPLGVYGTTKAALIHQTKHLAGELAPAVRVNAIAPGLVKTEFARMLWEGAEPDAKYPWALERLGEPQDIANAALFLASDLASWITGEVLVVDGGAMIKGGI, from the coding sequence GTGGACATCCGACTCGACGGCAAGGTCGCCCTGGTGACCGGCGGTTCCCGCGGCATCGGCCAGGCCATCGCGGCCACCTACGCGGCCTGCGGCGCCCAGGTGGTGATCAGCTCCCGCAAAATCGACGGCCTGCAGCGCGCCGCCGAAGAGATCCGCGCCGAGGTACCCGACGCCCAGATCGTCCCCTTCGCCGCCCACGCCGGCGACCCGCAGGCCGCCCACGACTGCGTCCAGTTCGCCGTGGAGACCTTCGGCACCCTCGACATCCTGGTCAACAACGCCGCCACCAACCCCCACTTCGGCAACGTCATCGACGTGGACCCGCCCCGCTTCGACAAGACCGTCGAGGTGAACCTGCGCGGCCCTCTCATCTGGACCCAGGAAGCCTGGCGCCAGGCGATGAACCCCGAAAGCACCCACCCCGGCGGCTGCGTGATCAACCTGTCCTCGGTCAGCGGCCTGCAGTTCAACGACCCCCTCGGCGTCTACGGCACCACCAAGGCAGCCCTGATCCACCAGACCAAGCACCTCGCCGGCGAACTCGCCCCGGCAGTCCGCGTCAACGCCATTGCCCCCGGCCTGGTGAAAACAGAATTCGCCCGCATGCTGTGGGAAGGCGCCGAGCCCGACGCCAAGTACCCCTGGGCCCTGGAGCGCCTCGGCGAACCCCAGGACATCGCCAACGCCGCCCTGTTCCTGGCCAGCGACCTCGCCTCCTGGATCACCGGCGAGGTCCTGGTGGTCGACGGCGGCGCGATGATCAAGGGCGGGATCTAG
- a CDS encoding class II aldolase/adducin family protein, whose product MTTTEPDVQQVEQAVGNVAQELYFPVPPTFDNVAAERQYRKEQLAAGFRIFGRFGFSEGVAGHITVRDPEFPDTFWVNGFGQSFSQIKASDLIRCDHEGTVLEGRFHVNRAAFVIHAEVHRARPDVIAAAHSHSLHGKAFASLGVPLDPITQDACAFFEDHGLYAGYGGVASDVEEGKRIGAALGGYKAAILQNHGLITVGESVAEAVWWFVTMERSCQAQLLAMAAGTPKLIDRETALMVREQIGGHFAGWFQARPLWDQIVASDPDLFD is encoded by the coding sequence ATGACCACCACCGAACCGGACGTCCAGCAGGTCGAGCAGGCTGTCGGGAACGTCGCGCAGGAGCTCTACTTCCCGGTGCCGCCGACCTTCGACAACGTCGCGGCGGAGCGGCAGTACCGCAAGGAGCAGCTGGCCGCGGGCTTCCGGATCTTCGGCAGGTTCGGCTTCTCCGAGGGCGTGGCCGGGCACATCACGGTGCGCGACCCGGAGTTCCCGGACACCTTCTGGGTCAACGGTTTCGGGCAGTCCTTCAGCCAGATCAAGGCCTCGGACCTGATCCGCTGCGACCACGAGGGCACCGTCCTGGAAGGCCGTTTCCACGTCAACCGCGCGGCGTTCGTCATCCACGCCGAGGTGCACCGCGCGCGCCCCGACGTGATCGCCGCCGCGCACTCGCACTCCTTGCACGGCAAGGCTTTCGCCTCCCTGGGCGTCCCGCTGGACCCGATCACGCAGGACGCGTGCGCCTTCTTCGAGGACCACGGCCTGTACGCCGGCTACGGCGGGGTCGCCAGCGACGTCGAGGAGGGCAAGCGCATCGGCGCGGCGCTGGGCGGGTACAAGGCCGCGATCCTGCAGAACCACGGCCTGATCACGGTCGGCGAGTCGGTCGCCGAGGCGGTGTGGTGGTTCGTGACGATGGAGCGCTCGTGCCAGGCGCAGCTGCTGGCGATGGCGGCCGGCACGCCCAAGCTGATCGACCGCGAGACCGCGCTGATGGTGCGCGAGCAGATCGGCGGACACTTCGCCGGGTGGTTCCAGGCGCGTCCGCTGTGGGACCAGATCGTGGCGTCCGACCCGGACCTGTTCGACTAG
- a CDS encoding adenosylmethionine--8-amino-7-oxononanoate transaminase, giving the protein MSEALPWTPELAATDRDKVWHPYAPMPSVVEPFPVVSADGVRIRLADGRELLDGMASWWSAIHGYRHPALDQAVRDQLDSMAHVMFGGLTHAPGVRLAERLTELAPAGLEHVFFADSGSVSVEVAIKMCLQYQRSQGHTSRTRLMTVRGGYHGDTFGAMAVTDPAGSMHQLWADVLPEHVFADRPPTVLTEEYAAHLAQLAAQHADSLAAIIVEPVVQGAGGMHFYDPEVLKLLRGICDEHGLLLVFDEIATGFGRTGELFAADHAGVSPDIMTVGKALTGGYMTLAAVLCTTRVAHGISSGEAPVLMHGPTFMANPLACAVAYASTGLLLDGAWRTQVAGIEKLLTTHLEPARELPGVADVRVLGAIGVIEMRQPTDMRTATKAAMDQGVWIRPFGTLLYVMPPYVTPEEDVERIAAALVAAARASAPASER; this is encoded by the coding sequence GTGAGTGAAGCACTGCCCTGGACTCCCGAACTGGCCGCCACGGACCGCGACAAGGTCTGGCATCCCTACGCCCCGATGCCCTCCGTGGTAGAGCCCTTCCCGGTCGTCTCCGCCGACGGCGTCCGCATCCGCCTGGCCGACGGCCGCGAACTCCTCGACGGAATGGCCTCCTGGTGGTCGGCGATCCACGGCTACCGCCACCCGGCGCTGGACCAAGCCGTCCGCGATCAGCTGGACTCCATGGCGCACGTGATGTTCGGCGGTCTCACCCACGCCCCGGGCGTCCGGCTCGCCGAGCGCCTGACCGAGCTGGCGCCGGCCGGTCTGGAGCACGTGTTCTTCGCCGACTCCGGCTCGGTCTCAGTCGAGGTCGCCATCAAGATGTGCCTGCAGTACCAGCGCTCGCAGGGGCACACCTCCCGCACCCGCCTGATGACCGTCCGGGGCGGCTACCACGGCGACACCTTCGGCGCGATGGCCGTCACCGACCCGGCCGGCAGCATGCACCAACTGTGGGCCGACGTCCTGCCCGAGCACGTCTTCGCCGACCGCCCGCCGACGGTGCTCACCGAGGAGTACGCCGCGCACCTGGCGCAGCTCGCGGCTCAGCACGCCGACTCACTCGCCGCGATCATCGTCGAGCCGGTCGTCCAGGGCGCCGGCGGCATGCACTTCTACGACCCCGAAGTCCTGAAGCTGCTGCGCGGCATCTGCGACGAACACGGACTGCTGCTGGTCTTCGACGAGATCGCCACCGGCTTCGGCCGCACCGGCGAGCTGTTCGCCGCCGACCACGCCGGCGTCAGCCCGGACATCATGACCGTCGGGAAGGCACTGACCGGCGGCTACATGACGCTGGCCGCGGTCCTGTGCACCACCCGGGTCGCGCACGGGATCTCCAGCGGCGAGGCTCCGGTCCTGATGCACGGGCCCACGTTCATGGCGAACCCGCTGGCCTGCGCCGTCGCCTACGCCTCGACCGGGCTGCTGCTGGACGGTGCGTGGCGCACGCAGGTCGCCGGCATCGAGAAGCTGCTCACCACGCACCTGGAACCCGCGCGCGAACTGCCCGGCGTCGCCGACGTGCGCGTGCTGGGCGCGATCGGTGTCATCGAGATGCGGCAGCCGACCGACATGCGCACCGCGACCAAGGCCGCGATGGACCAGGGGGTCTGGATCCGGCCGTTCGGGACGCTGCTGTACGTGATGCCGCCGTATGTGACGCCGGAGGAAGACGTCGAGCGCATCGCCGCGGCTTTGGTGGCCGCGGCGCGGGCTTCGGCGCCGGCTTCAGAGCGGTGA
- a CDS encoding DUF2218 domain-containing protein gives MIESVATVTTDRPERYLKQLVSHLGREVDAEQSEDGHSGALIFSSGNCALSAEPGMLRLTARAQDDERLAAVETVVARHLVRFGEKDALVVVWSAAMEV, from the coding sequence ATGATCGAATCAGTCGCGACCGTCACCACCGACCGCCCCGAGCGCTACCTGAAGCAGCTGGTCTCGCACCTCGGCCGCGAGGTGGACGCCGAGCAGTCCGAGGACGGCCACAGCGGCGCACTGATCTTCAGCTCCGGCAACTGCGCCCTGAGCGCCGAACCCGGAATGCTGCGCCTGACAGCGCGCGCCCAGGACGACGAACGGCTCGCGGCGGTCGAGACAGTGGTGGCGCGGCATCTGGTGCGGTTCGGGGAGAAGGACGCGCTGGTGGTGGTGTGGTCGGCGGCGATGGAGGTGTAG
- a CDS encoding L,D-transpeptidase, with the protein MRTGTPRHPRRTLGVAAVATLIGGALGSAAVPGTANATVQPVATPIPLTSVPTDGATGIHTEVPVSVTAQSGEQLASVTLASPDGSTVPGSLNPQGTVWTADDHLRTRTRYTLTATGVAADGAQVTRSSSFTTFAPSADSQLKFQTTEPQDGDLVGVGMPILVQFTHPVTDRAAVEKALVVQTDPPQSGHWSWLSDARLDWRPESYWQPGTKVRVSLNLDGVPAGSGQYGGTDTSFAFNVGRKQMSLVDLSKHQMTVYDNDKPVRTLPVTGGKPGDDTWGGTMAVIDKSSSVHMTSRSVGFGDAYDIPDVRWAIHLTYSGTYIHAAPWSVGSQGYANVSHGCVGLSNDRAAWLFQNTLPGDLVQVVNSPKTVAPGNGYGDWMESWNQWLSGSAVKA; encoded by the coding sequence GTGCGCACCGGGACCCCGCGCCACCCTCGCCGGACCCTCGGCGTCGCCGCCGTCGCCACGCTGATCGGCGGCGCCCTCGGCTCGGCCGCCGTGCCGGGCACCGCGAACGCCACCGTGCAGCCGGTGGCCACACCGATTCCGCTGACCAGCGTGCCGACCGACGGCGCCACCGGCATCCACACCGAGGTGCCGGTGAGCGTCACGGCCCAGTCCGGGGAGCAGCTCGCCTCGGTCACGCTGGCCTCCCCCGACGGCAGCACCGTGCCGGGGTCGCTGAACCCCCAGGGCACGGTGTGGACCGCGGACGACCACCTGCGGACCCGCACCCGCTACACGCTCACGGCGACCGGTGTGGCCGCCGACGGCGCGCAGGTGACCCGCAGCTCGTCGTTCACCACCTTCGCGCCCTCGGCCGACAGCCAGCTGAAGTTCCAGACCACCGAGCCGCAGGACGGCGACCTGGTCGGCGTCGGCATGCCGATCCTGGTGCAGTTCACGCACCCGGTGACCGACCGCGCGGCGGTGGAGAAGGCGCTGGTCGTGCAGACCGATCCGCCGCAGTCCGGACACTGGAGCTGGCTGTCCGACGCCCGGCTGGACTGGCGTCCGGAGAGCTACTGGCAGCCGGGCACCAAGGTCCGGGTGTCGCTGAACCTGGACGGCGTGCCGGCCGGATCCGGGCAGTACGGCGGGACCGACACCTCCTTCGCCTTCAACGTCGGCCGCAAGCAGATGTCGCTGGTGGACCTGTCCAAGCACCAGATGACGGTCTATGACAACGACAAGCCGGTCCGCACCCTGCCGGTCACCGGCGGCAAGCCGGGCGACGACACCTGGGGCGGGACCATGGCGGTCATCGACAAGTCCTCCTCGGTCCACATGACGTCGCGGTCGGTCGGCTTCGGCGACGCCTACGACATCCCGGACGTCCGGTGGGCGATCCACCTGACGTATTCGGGCACGTACATCCACGCCGCCCCGTGGTCGGTCGGATCGCAGGGTTATGCGAACGTCAGCCACGGCTGCGTCGGGCTGTCGAACGACCGCGCCGCGTGGCTGTTCCAGAACACCCTGCCCGGGGACCTGGTGCAGGTGGTGAACTCCCCGAAGACGGTCGCGCCCGGCAACGGGTACGGCGACTGGATGGAGAGCTGGAACCAGTGGCTGAGCGGGAGCGCGGTGAAGGCTTAG